TCTTGTAGAGTATATATGGAATTTTTAAAATAGCCTTTACTGCACCTATCAGGTTCAAAAAATGAAATGAGGATATTCTGGTAAGAGTAAGGTTTTTATGCCTATACAATTCTTTCCCTGTGAACTCCCCCTTCGGGGACCGGGGGGCTGGCCCAACAACTTCCACCTCTTCCACATGCTTCAGCCAGATATTCATCTCCCGCACGTAAGGGGCGTAAGCATAATATTTCCCCTCCCGCTCAATATGTTCCACATGAGAAAAGATCGAAAACCTCATCTAATCCTTTTTTGCATCAGCATGCTCAAATGCATACAGCTGAACATGTATTCATCATCTCTTGCCGAACGCTCCCAATCTTCATGATGCCACTTGGTGGCCTTCTTTATTTTTTTCACCTCAGGCACCGGCAGAACATTGAGCAAGGTCGTCCACTTCGTCTTTCCCAGAACCGCCCTTCTTTCGACTATCCTAAATTCCTTTGCAAAACTGTAGTAAGTTTTTCTGGTAAAAGGCCATTCCCAGGCCCGGTCACTTTGGAAAGGACGATAAATCCTTCGGATTGTCTTGATAGGTAAACTTGTTTCCAGCGGATCATGACTTACAATTATTCCGTTTTGATTAAGCTTTTCCTTTAGCTTCAGGATAAGTTGATCTACATCTTTAAAATGGTGCAACACACCATAAGCATAAATAAGATCAAAATCCTTTTCTTCAAAAGCTTCAGAAAGAAAATCCATTACTTCGGCCCGGGCGCCAGGAATATTTTTAAGACGCCTGTCCAGGTTCCCGATCCCTTTTGGGCTAAGATCTATGGCCAGATAACTTTTCGAATTTTCAGCCAGGTAAAAACTAAGGGAATTTCCCGCATAACAGCCCAGGTCCAGTACTTTCTTTTCGGAGAGATCTCCAAACCAGGATTTATGCAGCTTATAAATATCGGCTTCAATACCTACCTTCTTCTTGATACGGTTAAGAGCTCCATTCCTCAAGTAAGACCACAGTCGGGTGGGTAAATTTTTCTTCTTGGAATCATAAAATTCCCGCTGTAATTGATTTACTGTTGGCCTCTTTTTCTGTTTCATAACTTTAGTTCCAATTAAGAACTTTTCCAATTAAAACTGCAAGTAATTGTATAGATCCACAAGGTTCCATTTTACAGATCTTTTCCACTGAAGTTCCCTCTCCCCGCTTGTACTCCTGTCTCCATCATAAACCATGTAGTAACCCCCTTCAGGCATTTGCTGCACATCCAGGTGGTGCATTCCTCTCTCCAACCACTTAATTTCTTCCTGAGGTTTCAGGAGTAATTTATCTACCAGTTCAAATTTATAGTCTTCCGAAGTAATAAGCAGTTTATATAATGAGATTCCGGTACCGTAGCCTTCTGCATGGTTTTGAAGAGGAAGATACCAGTCTTTATCAATTGAAACAAATCTTCCACCCGGCCGGCTTTCATTCCCCCAGCGAGGTTCAAATTCCTTTACTTCATTCCACTTTCCAAAAAGGGAATCTGCCTTGAACATTACCTGCTTTAGATCGTCATCTACTGCCACCAGGAGGTTAAGTTCATCACTTAAAAGAATGGAAGCATCCTTTAAAGCCCTATCTTTAATTAATGTATCCTCAACTTGCCAGGAATAGGGGAATTTTTCAGCTTTATAGAGAAGCACCTGGTTTGAGCCTTTGGTTTCAGGCAACATGTAATAATTCTCTTCATGACGGAAGACCTGAGGATAAGAAAGGTGAAAAGTTTCATCCAGAACAATTCCTGCATAGCTATAATCTACTCCATCTTTAGAAGTGAAAAGAGCAATATTTGCATTGTCTATCCCTTTGATCTCTACATAAAGGTAAAATGTATCCTGCTCTCTTATAAAAAAAGGATCGGCTATATAGGCTGTTTCTTCTTCGGTTAGCCTGTTCACCTCCTGGTGGGTAATTATATTAATGGGCCTAAAATTAAAACCGGAAATCTGAGAGGCTTCCTGATATCCTACCGACCAGTTTCCTCCCCGGGCAACCATAAAAGGATATCTGTAGTTCATTATTAGAATGATTACCAGCAAAATTCCTAAGAACCCCAGGAAAAACAGCCCTCCTCTCTTCATTTTCTCTCCGGATTTAAAGCTTAACCCTCAACATTCCCCTGAAAATTAGAGAAATTCATTGTCTCAACTTTACTCTTATATAGTTTATCAAGGAACACTCCCACAAGTTCCCTGTTTTTTTGGGACTTCACACTGCGCCCCAGGGGAGAATCTTTATTAAAATATTTATTCCCACCAATGCCCATGTCAAGACCATATACTTCCAGGGGTTTATTTTCAAGATGTGCCATTAAAGCAGCAAACACAAGGGTATTAAAACCTGAATTTACTCTGTAGTGCCTGTAATCAAAAACTTCCTGTAGTAGCGATTCCACCTGGCCATAAACAGGTTGTAAATCCTCCCCGGCCTTATTGGTAATTAAAAACTCCCTTTTTTTCCTGGAATAGTAATTTAAATATTTACGGGTAAGCCTGTAGATCTTGTGGGAGTGAGGGTTGTTGTAGTTATACCAGAAGATACTCCCTTTCCAGCCACTCTCACCTCCATAGGTCTTTAAATACCTGGTAAGGTAAAACATGTCGTAAAGCATGTACACATGAGGAAGATCCTGCACCAGTCTTAGAGAATCATTACAGGCAAAATAGAGGTTCTCTTGGTCATAGTTTATTTTCGAGGCAGAAGGGCCACTGGCCACAACCACGATCTTTTTATAATTTTTTATCTCAAGATATTCAATTAGGTCATTTAGATCCTCAAAACCTGAGTAGTCAAGCGGTTCTTTTTTTACTGAAGCAGGAAAGGGTTTTATCCTGTGAAAGAAATGCTGATAATTCCGTGATCTGAAGAGTGATTTTAAATCCATGCCTATTCTACGGAATTTTTAAATTTTGTACCCGGCCGCTCCAGCAATAAACTCCACCATCCTGCTATCCTGCCGAGACTTTCTGTCAAAGCTTCTTTTTTTTTCGAGGTATTAAAAACGTTCCCAAGGCGCACCAAAGTAAGCAAAAAAGAGGTGCCGTGCCACTTCAGTATGGCTTTTGAGGAAGGCTTTGCATGCCTTAGCCTCCATACATACCAGCCATTTCTAAGAACCATTTTCCCATACCTGAATTTGTTAGGCCTACCCGCTTCATCGTGATAATGCTCCAGTTTTGCTGCTGTATTCACATAAAGTTTCCCTTTCCTGGAGACCCTTAGAGAAAAATCGGCATCTTCATATAAGCCATATCCTTCAAAGAAAGGTGAAAACCGGAATTCTGAAAAAACCTGTTTGCGGTAAGAAGCAATACCTCCCATTAGCATTTCTACTTCATAAGTCTTTCCCGAGGGAGGTAGAAAGCCGGCAGAATAACCATGAGAAAATTCGGGCATATAACCAGGTGGTTCATCGGGTTGAAGCCCGAATCTGCGGCGTAATAAAAACCTGCTGCCTTCTTTTCGCACCCATCCATCAAACATAAATTCCCCGGAAGTTGGTTCGTAATTTTCCTCCACTGCTTTCCATTCAGTTTCGTTTATGGTATAACCTGAAACCCCCAATGCCTCAGGAAAATTTTTATAAGTACCCAGGATCTCCTCAAAATATTTTGAGCTTATGATCACATCATCATCCAGGAAAAAGACTATTTCAATTTCCGGACTTAATTTAGAGATCCCAAAATTCCGCTGTCTCGTTAAACCTCTATTCTCTTTACCCACTTTAAAATACTCCAGCCTGGAAAATTCCTGCTGCTGCAATACATTTTCAGTTCGATCATCCAGGGAACCATCTATAACCAAAATTTGATCGGGATAATGGGTTTGCTCCCTAACGGAAAGCAGCAAGTTTAATATCGCCTCCGATCGCTGATAGGTACAAATGATCAACCCAAATTTCATACTGCTCTCTGTTTAAAGGTTCTTTCCAGCAGTAACAATTTCTTTGCCCACCTTTTACTCTTCTTCCAGCTTTCTATCATTTCCCTGTTATACCTAAAAGGATTTTTGACAGATTGTTTATTGTAGTATTTGAGAAGCAAGGAAGTCCTGAACCCCATTAGCTGCTCTTTTGAATAGTATTTTAGCGCATAAGCCATTAGAGTGGGGGAAGGTTTTGGTTTAATATGCTCCATTTCCCAATCCATATTGGTTTTTTCCCGAAAGCCTCCGGTCTCTGCCTTAAGATGATGAATAGTAAGACCGGGATGATATATGATATCGCAACCAAGGTTGCGCAACTGCATTCCGTAATCCATATCTTCTCCATACCCATGCTCGAACGCAGGGGAGAATTTTACCTTTCGGGCGAATGCTCCAAGTACCACACTATTTCCGGCTCCAAAAGTACCCCATTGTTTTGGTACCGTAAAATTCTTTTTTTCTCCGGCTTGCAGATAACTGGTAGTTAAACCATCAACTCCGAATTTTTTAATTTCCCTAAAAATACTTTCCAGTAAATCTTTTTCAAATCTCTGGTCATCGTCAGAAAAGAATACCCAATCGGCTGCCGTCTCAGCCAGAGCCAGGTTACGAGCGTTACATGCCCCTGTGCGGTGAATGAAATGGTGAAGGATCTCAAATGGCCACTTTTCCTTTTTCAGGTAATCAAGATCAGAAACAGAATTTAAATCAGGATTTTGTTCTACTATGATAAGTTTTCGTGGAAGTAGGGTTTGTTCTGAAAAATCTTTTAGCACATTGTACAAATGCTCCCGCCTGCCCATGGTGGGAATGACCACATCTATTGCCTCTGAAACCTCTGTAAATCTGCAGGAAGAGATAGGAATTTCCGTGAGATCCACTTTTTTCTGAAAATATTTATCTGTTTTAACTCCCTTAAGGAAGGTAACGGGAAACTTTCTCTCATATTTATAAATGCACCAGGTAAGGATCAGCAACCATACAGAGTTATAATGCTGATATACAAAACTGAAAAGTTGTTGTCGGGAAGCGGTATGTATTACAGGTTTAGCCGGAGGTTCCTTTACCAGGCCGGGAGCACTGTAGCAGAAAAGAGAATTCTGCTGCCCAAGTTTTGCAACGGAATTTAAGAGGTATTCAAAATCTTTGACCTGGTTCATTAAAGGCTTAAACCGCAGCAATACCTTTCCATATATCCCTCCTACATCCCTGCTCATTCTCCAGGTGCCATAAAGTACCTCACGATTAAGATTGGCGAATGGCAGCTGCTCTACGTAACCTATACTCTCAGGTAAAAAAGTAGAGTCCACCGCATAGGATGCCATGATCAAATTATGGTGAAAAATATCATTCCATTTTGTAAGATCCAATTGCTTCGAATAAGCCTCCTCGCACCAGCCGATAAGTTCATGAGGGAAACGGCCGGCGAGTTCCCATAAAGCAGCAGTACATGTGGTGCTCTCCAGGACTGTCTCTTCCCCGTTAGAAGAAATAACTTCGACAGGAACTTGTGCTCTTTTATGAACGAGGATCTTCAAATTGAGGGGCTTTAGAACAAATGTAGTATATTATTGTTCCATTTTCGGAAAGATAATACCTGAAATTAAGTAGATTCAATTATATTATAAAAGTCAAAAGATAATATATCTTTTAATTACCAAGGATACGATCAATGGAATGACAATATAAATTTGAGATTTTCTCCCGGGAATAGGATTTTAAATAATTCTTCCGATTACTAAGGGAAATTTCTTCAGTTTCCTTTAGTGAAAGATTTTTAATTCTTTTAAACTCTCTTTCCAATGAACCGCCATCCTCCGGTTCAAACCAGAAATTATTCAAAGTATCCTTGAGGCGCTCAGGCATCGCACCTACAGGTGAGCTCAATATAATTTTTGCTGCTGCCATGGCCTCAATCCCTACCAATGGACCTGCTTCATGCAATGAAGGGATGATCAGGCAGTCCACACTTCTAAAGAATTCAGCGACCTCTCCAGAGGTCCTTTGTCCCATAAAAATAATATTTTCGTTACCTCCTTTTTCTTCAAGCAACCAGGTCTTTAATTCTCCATCTCCTATTAAATATAACTTATCCAATTCATGGCAAAATTTTTTAAATTCAGAGATAAGAAATTGAAAGTTTTTTTCTGCACTAAATCTGCCAATGGCAACGAAGTTAGAAGGTTGCCGCTTCAATGGAGGGATTTTAAGCAGAAGTTCTTCATTCGGTGCAGATTGATCAATTATTGAGTAGTTCCGGTTTTTGATGTAGTTATGTAATTTATGGGCATTGTCATGAGAATGGTGGAAAAAGTGGGTAACCTTCTCCAGATAATCGGGAAATGTCTTTCTTAATTCTATAGACCCGGTAGTTCTGAATATGATCTTCTTTTTAGCTTCTGAAGCTATACTTATTTCTTTAATTCTTAGAGAGAAAAGATGAGCTATAATAAAAACAGAGTCTACTTCTCCAATCACCTTTCTAAGTTGCTCCCTTTCCTTTATTTTCAATCCCTTACCGGAATTAAAACGATTATTTACATAATAATGTACAGGAGCATTTTGACCATTCCTGTAATAACTCAATAAAGCTGCCGGTCGTAAGGAAATATAATTTAAATAGAGTACTTCTTTTAGAGAAGTCACCTTTCCTTTAAAGGGATAACTATAAACCTGTGAAGATTTTGTGATATTGGCAGTGGAAAAAACTGAAATTTGAAAATGATCTGAAAGAGCGGAAGGGATAAAACCTGCTTCAATCTCCCTACCTCCTACGTCTCCTATTGGACCAATAATAAGGATCTTCTTCATGATTTTTTATATACTAAATTGAATAACCTTTTAGATATAAACTTCCTAAACTGATAAATCCTAAAATTCAGAGTTAGTTGATTTTTAATAACTTTTTCTTTGATATCTGAGGAACTACTTTTGGATTCTTCTGCTCCGGCTGCATTGAATTTTTCCTCCATCCAGGGTTCCAGTGTATTTCCATATGGAAAGCATGATTCCTGAAGGTTGCTAATCTAAGCAGCCCGGCCCGGTCAATAGGTTCGTCAATATATTTAAACTCTGAATCCTCACCAATAAGTGTGAGGGAAGGGGAAATAGGAACGGTTGAGAATAAAATTTCTCTTTTTATGGTGAGCACCTGATGTCCACTACCCACTATTGCCCTTACATTTGCTTTTTGAACTACCGGCCAGTCTAACGAATCTGTTTTTTCATTGCCCCAGTTTATACTTTCCAGATATTTATTATGATCTGCAAAATTTTCAGGGATTTTAAGCTTTTGAAATTTGAGTTTTTTCAAAAGAATATCTTTTAATACGGAACTCGTACCATAATAAAACCCGTGACGAAAGGGAATTGGTGAAACAGATCCGGCCTTTTTAAAAGAATGGAATACTTCCTGTGTCGCAGGAAACCAATTTTTCAAAAACAAGATATCTGCATCTGTCAAGGTGATTAAAGACTCCCTTGCTCCCCTTGCAGCACCAATAAGGGCGTCTATTTTACCAATATTTTTACTGTGATATATTATTGTATCGATTTCCTCTCCCGAAAATGACGCTAAAAAGTCCTGCACCTCTTGACACGAGCCATTGTTAACAACAGTTATTTTATATTGATCGCTGTTGCTGCCAATAAGAGATCTCAGTGAGAGTTTAAAAACCTCCAGGGAATTGGCATAAAACCCCACAGTATTGGGGATAAAAACTACCATTATAACCCTTAATTTATTTTCCAGACGTATCTTCTCCTTAGCCTTTTGAGGGTTTGTTCCACTTCTCATCCTAATTATTTCTTCTAAATGTTCTTATATCCTATCCAAGTCTTTCAACTGTTAATAATGCCAAAAATTATTGTCCCTGTTTTTCTATTTACCTTAAAAATGTATGGACAATCGCGGTAAAAGGAAATTAAGTGACTTAAAACAAGGTCGTTCACTTCCTTTAAAGAATAGAACTCTGGCGCCTTTTTCCCGGCAATTCTCTTTAAATGAAAATTAATAGATCTGGAAATCGATTGCTCTCGAATTTGAACTTTAAAATTTCCCTTTAGTAATTGCGGTAATTGACCATATATCAACGCATCCACTTTTTTTTTATCGTTATCTAATTTGAATGTAAATGGTTGGTTCATCAAACTTTTTAATTGAGTAGCATTCATCACTTCACCCCATGTTTTAGGATTGGCATGAATTCTTTTAATGACTCTTGTATTTTGAAGATATTGATGGTTTAACTGTACAATTCCCTTTATTTGCAAGTTTTCGGTTAATACCTTCTCCTCTGCACTGCGGTAAGAAACATGCCATTGATGGAGTAGCAAAATCTCTTTGTCGTAAAAATGCACCTCATATCCGGCATTTTCTAAGCGTACATGCATATCGGTATCCTCCGCACCCCAAAAATGATAAAATTCATCAAACCCGCGGAGTTCCTGTAATAACTTCACAGGAAACATACTTAAACCGGTTGCTTCCCGGGTACTTTTCCTATAGTTGCCTGTCGAAAAATGATTTGGTAATATTTTAGCTCCTTCAGAAAGAAATCCTACCTGAAAATATGTGCTTCTATAGCCATCCTGAAGCTGAATGGCCTTTTCGATAAATTGAGGATGAAAGATAATATCCACATCGGCAACAAAACAATATTCGGATTCCAATGATTTTATTACCGAATTTAAGGCTCGACTTTTATTCCAGGGTTGAAACTGAGTATAACAATAAGAGTAATTTACAAAAGAGAATTTAGCACAAAGTTCCCTGACTTTTCCGGCCGTTTTTTCATTAGATCCATAATCGACAAATTCTACCTCAAACTTATTACAGGTTTGCTCCTTGAGGGAAAGAAAAGAGTTTTCAACTCTTATTAAATCCCGGTTTCGAAAAGGATAAATTATTGTGATCAAACCGAAGTATATATTATTTTATTAAAATTAGAAATAATCTTATCAAGGCTCTCCTTTCTCCTGCTCCAGTAAAAGCTCTCCCCTTGCTTACTTATTGAATTATAAATGTCTATACAACTGTTTAATCTCAATTTGAATTCATCACTCTTCATCTTTTTTATAAAATTAAAAAGCTCTTCCGGATGCTTAAAATCAGCATAATCTATAAAACTATTTTTAGGAAATACATCATAAACACCTGTTCCCTCTCCATAATAAATTGGCAAACAGTAGTTTTCAATACTATCCCAAATTTTTTCAGTTATATAGTTGTGAGCAATGGTGTTTTCAAAACACAGATTAAATGAATAGTTCTCAAGTATTTCAGCTTTCCGTGTTGGCCAGTCACCAGATCGGGAATCTTCGATTGCCAAACCTTGTGGCCAGCCTTTTCCATAGATATCAATTATTCCCCCGGCATAACCTTCAAGGGCAATCCTGGAGCGCATCTTTATAAGATCGATATCCCGGCCATTCCTGTACAAAGGTGTTGCATGTTCACCTTTGAAATAAGACATTAAAGCCACAATTTTTCTGTGTTTAAATTGAAAATCCGGGCTTAACGGATCTAATTGCCTGTTAATTTTGTCAGAATGAAATGTATGTGCAGAAGTGAAAACATCTCCTGTATATACATTCATAAAATAACATTTATGAAGCCCGAAAAGGATACTTTTCGAAGACCGGAAAGAGGTGTCAAACCTGGGCTCGAAGGTCCAGACCAAAAATGCTTTCTTCCTGCGGTACTGCCAAAAATACTTTTTAAGATGTCGAAAATTTTGACTTATTAAAATATCCGCTTCCCCGGGAGATTCTGTAAGGATCAAGCCTTTACTTTTTAAATACTCCAGGTCTTTCTGATTATTGAAAGGAGTATAAGCGAAACTTTTTATTTTGAAAATTTTGATCATTCAATTCAGTTCTTAAGACTTTTTTCCACCAGGCCATAAGCTTTTAAAACCCTGGATCTCAAATATTCTCTTTCGAGTTGGGGCTTAATATTCATCCTATTATACTCTATTCCCTTTTCCATCATTGCAGGATTATTGAGCGCGGTCTTTACAGTAGATGCTATGGCAGAAGGATCTTCCGGATCTTTGATTAACAACCCATTGAAATTATGTGTTATCGTTTCAGAAGTTGCCCCACCAGGATCGGATTGAATAGGAAAGGCCTCCATAATTATAGCTTCCAAAAGTGTGTTGGGTGTTCCATCAGATATACTGTTTCCTATATAAAGTACAGACTCTCCCATTAATTTCATAACTTCCCCGGGGTTTACAAATCCCTTTATTTCAAGATTTTTGAAATTTTTGAATTCCGGTCTTGCGACATATTCCTTTACTTTTTCGTTTGCGGCAAACACCACAACTTTAAAATCTTTTATTTCTTCCCGAATTGCCAACAAAGCTTGTAGAACGGCATTACACCTCCCAAATTGATGTTGGTAGCCTTTAACAAGAATAATCTTTCTTTCATCCCATGGCTTTACAAATTGTTCGTATCTTTTAAGATCATATCCACCTCCCGTAGGAAAGGTCCCTAAGTATTCTTTTTTAAAACCATGTTTTTGTGCAATGAAATAATCGCGCTTACAATCGGCAAACATAAAATCCAGCACAGGAAGTACTTCCTTTATGTTCGATAAGTAATGTGGCCGGTTCTGGTAAAAATAAAGATCATTCCCCCAGGCAGAATAGATCCATTTAATGGCCGGATTTTTCCTCATCACTTTTAAAATTGGCACACAGGCTGAATACATTACAAAACTATGAACTGCATCGGGTTGGATCTCATTCAATTTTCTTTCCACCACAGTTTCCAGTTTTCTTTGGTTGAATTTGTTTACCAATTTGTCCAGCCATGGTAGCTTTTCTTTTAATTTATATCTCCCGGGATATTTAATTTTATTCCTCCAGCCAATTGTTTGGTGAACAAAGTCTATTTTCTCCACATAAGTATTAGAATCAAAGACATCAATCCAATGCACCTGATGTCCCGAATTTTTAAGTTGTTCAGTCCATCTGAAAAAATGACTGGAAGACATGGAGATCATTAAAATTCTCATAGGGAACCAGATTTCTCAGTCAATTGCTGTTCAATTAAACTGTAACTCTCTAAAACCTGTTTTTGCACATAATCGCGTTCCAGCTTGGGTTTTAAATAAATTGTGTTAAACTCAATTCCCTTTCTTATTATATTTTTGTCTTGAAGGGCAACTTTTATATGGCCGGCAATTTCATTTTCATTTAAGGGATTCTCAATTAAAAATCCATTCTTCCCGTGCTGAATGAGTTCTGACGTGGCACCTCCCGGGTTTGACTGTATAGGAAAAGCTTCCATTATAATAGCTTCCAGTAAGGTATTAGGCATTCCATCCGAAATACTATTTCCAATGTAAATAATTGATTCCCCCATTAACTTCATGACCTCATCACGTCCTATGGCACTCAGAACCCTAACATTATTCCAGTCTGACATTTCGGAATCTACAAAGGATTGAATTTCTTCATTTGCTCCAAAGACAATGACTTTATTATTCTCAACGACTTTCTTTATTAATAATAAAGCTTCTAGAATTTTTTTAGCCCTCCCAAACCTGTGTTGATAGCCTTTAATAAGAATTGTACTTTTGCTTTTATGAGCGAAAATATTACTTGAATGTTCTTTTAAATCGTAACCACCTCCTGTAGGATAAGTACCTAAATAATCACCTTTAAATCCTAATTTTTTAGCTAAATGAAAATCTCTTGTACAATCCGCAAACATATAATCCACGTGATGTAAAACATTTTGCATTGCTTCCTTTTTGGCCGAATCCCTTTGAAAGAAATAAAGATCATTTCCCCAGGAGGAGTATACCCATGTAATCTCTGGATTTTTTTTCATAACACTTAAAATGGGTATACAGGCAGAATGCATTTCAAAACTCTGTACTACATCTGGTTTAATTTCC
This Salinimicrobium tongyeongense DNA region includes the following protein-coding sequences:
- a CDS encoding class I SAM-dependent methyltransferase, which translates into the protein MKQKKRPTVNQLQREFYDSKKKNLPTRLWSYLRNGALNRIKKKVGIEADIYKLHKSWFGDLSEKKVLDLGCYAGNSLSFYLAENSKSYLAIDLSPKGIGNLDRRLKNIPGARAEVMDFLSEAFEEKDFDLIYAYGVLHHFKDVDQLILKLKEKLNQNGIIVSHDPLETSLPIKTIRRIYRPFQSDRAWEWPFTRKTYYSFAKEFRIVERRAVLGKTKWTTLLNVLPVPEVKKIKKATKWHHEDWERSARDDEYMFSCMHLSMLMQKRIR
- a CDS encoding glucosamine inositolphosphorylceramide transferase family protein; this translates as MNYRYPFMVARGGNWSVGYQEASQISGFNFRPINIITHQEVNRLTEEETAYIADPFFIREQDTFYLYVEIKGIDNANIALFTSKDGVDYSYAGIVLDETFHLSYPQVFRHEENYYMLPETKGSNQVLLYKAEKFPYSWQVEDTLIKDRALKDASILLSDELNLLVAVDDDLKQVMFKADSLFGKWNEVKEFEPRWGNESRPGGRFVSIDKDWYLPLQNHAEGYGTGISLYKLLITSEDYKFELVDKLLLKPQEEIKWLERGMHHLDVQQMPEGGYYMVYDGDRSTSGERELQWKRSVKWNLVDLYNYLQF
- a CDS encoding glycosyltransferase family 2 protein, which produces MKFGLIICTYQRSEAILNLLLSVREQTHYPDQILVIDGSLDDRTENVLQQQEFSRLEYFKVGKENRGLTRQRNFGISKLSPEIEIVFFLDDDVIISSKYFEEILGTYKNFPEALGVSGYTINETEWKAVEENYEPTSGEFMFDGWVRKEGSRFLLRRRFGLQPDEPPGYMPEFSHGYSAGFLPPSGKTYEVEMLMGGIASYRKQVFSEFRFSPFFEGYGLYEDADFSLRVSRKGKLYVNTAAKLEHYHDEAGRPNKFRYGKMVLRNGWYVWRLRHAKPSSKAILKWHGTSFLLTLVRLGNVFNTSKKKEALTESLGRIAGWWSLLLERPGTKFKNSVE
- a CDS encoding glycosyltransferase family 2 protein; translated protein: MKILVHKRAQVPVEVISSNGEETVLESTTCTAALWELAGRFPHELIGWCEEAYSKQLDLTKWNDIFHHNLIMASYAVDSTFLPESIGYVEQLPFANLNREVLYGTWRMSRDVGGIYGKVLLRFKPLMNQVKDFEYLLNSVAKLGQQNSLFCYSAPGLVKEPPAKPVIHTASRQQLFSFVYQHYNSVWLLILTWCIYKYERKFPVTFLKGVKTDKYFQKKVDLTEIPISSCRFTEVSEAIDVVIPTMGRREHLYNVLKDFSEQTLLPRKLIIVEQNPDLNSVSDLDYLKKEKWPFEILHHFIHRTGACNARNLALAETAADWVFFSDDDQRFEKDLLESIFREIKKFGVDGLTTSYLQAGEKKNFTVPKQWGTFGAGNSVVLGAFARKVKFSPAFEHGYGEDMDYGMQLRNLGCDIIYHPGLTIHHLKAETGGFREKTNMDWEMEHIKPKPSPTLMAYALKYYSKEQLMGFRTSLLLKYYNKQSVKNPFRYNREMIESWKKSKRWAKKLLLLERTFKQRAV
- a CDS encoding glycosyltransferase family 4 protein, which produces MTSLKEVLYLNYISLRPAALLSYYRNGQNAPVHYYVNNRFNSGKGLKIKEREQLRKVIGEVDSVFIIAHLFSLRIKEISIASEAKKKIIFRTTGSIELRKTFPDYLEKVTHFFHHSHDNAHKLHNYIKNRNYSIIDQSAPNEELLLKIPPLKRQPSNFVAIGRFSAEKNFQFLISEFKKFCHELDKLYLIGDGELKTWLLEEKGGNENIIFMGQRTSGEVAEFFRSVDCLIIPSLHEAGPLVGIEAMAAAKIILSSPVGAMPERLKDTLNNFWFEPEDGGSLEREFKRIKNLSLKETEEISLSNRKNYLKSYSREKISNLYCHSIDRILGN
- a CDS encoding glycosyltransferase family A protein — encoded protein: MRSGTNPQKAKEKIRLENKLRVIMVVFIPNTVGFYANSLEVFKLSLRSLIGSNSDQYKITVVNNGSCQEVQDFLASFSGEEIDTIIYHSKNIGKIDALIGAARGARESLITLTDADILFLKNWFPATQEVFHSFKKAGSVSPIPFRHGFYYGTSSVLKDILLKKLKFQKLKIPENFADHNKYLESINWGNEKTDSLDWPVVQKANVRAIVGSGHQVLTIKREILFSTVPISPSLTLIGEDSEFKYIDEPIDRAGLLRLATFRNHAFHMEIHWNPGWRKNSMQPEQKNPKVVPQISKKKLLKIN
- a CDS encoding glycosyltransferase family 2 protein, with the translated sequence MITIIYPFRNRDLIRVENSFLSLKEQTCNKFEVEFVDYGSNEKTAGKVRELCAKFSFVNYSYCYTQFQPWNKSRALNSVIKSLESEYCFVADVDIIFHPQFIEKAIQLQDGYRSTYFQVGFLSEGAKILPNHFSTGNYRKSTREATGLSMFPVKLLQELRGFDEFYHFWGAEDTDMHVRLENAGYEVHFYDKEILLLHQWHVSYRSAEEKVLTENLQIKGIVQLNHQYLQNTRVIKRIHANPKTWGEVMNATQLKSLMNQPFTFKLDNDKKKVDALIYGQLPQLLKGNFKVQIREQSISRSINFHLKRIAGKKAPEFYSLKEVNDLVLSHLISFYRDCPYIFKVNRKTGTIIFGIINS
- a CDS encoding glycosyltransferase family 10 domain-containing protein, which gives rise to MNVYTGDVFTSAHTFHSDKINRQLDPLSPDFQFKHRKIVALMSYFKGEHATPLYRNGRDIDLIKMRSRIALEGYAGGIIDIYGKGWPQGLAIEDSRSGDWPTRKAEILENYSFNLCFENTIAHNYITEKIWDSIENYCLPIYYGEGTGVYDVFPKNSFIDYADFKHPEELFNFIKKMKSDEFKLRLNSCIDIYNSISKQGESFYWSRRKESLDKIISNFNKIIYTSV
- a CDS encoding glycosyltransferase family 4 protein, yielding MRILMISMSSSHFFRWTEQLKNSGHQVHWIDVFDSNTYVEKIDFVHQTIGWRNKIKYPGRYKLKEKLPWLDKLVNKFNQRKLETVVERKLNEIQPDAVHSFVMYSACVPILKVMRKNPAIKWIYSAWGNDLYFYQNRPHYLSNIKEVLPVLDFMFADCKRDYFIAQKHGFKKEYLGTFPTGGGYDLKRYEQFVKPWDERKIILVKGYQHQFGRCNAVLQALLAIREEIKDFKVVVFAANEKVKEYVARPEFKNFKNLEIKGFVNPGEVMKLMGESVLYIGNSISDGTPNTLLEAIIMEAFPIQSDPGGATSETITHNFNGLLIKDPEDPSAIASTVKTALNNPAMMEKGIEYNRMNIKPQLEREYLRSRVLKAYGLVEKSLKN
- a CDS encoding glycosyltransferase, producing the protein MKILMLSVLSHHCFNWALQLKDSGHEVYWMDVYDSNTYIQKIDFATQIVSWKNRVEIPGKYYLRKHLPGLNYLMDKINNRKFLDVFETKLQEIKPDVVQSFEMHSACIPILSVMKKNPEITWVYSSWGNDLYFFQRDSAKKEAMQNVLHHVDYMFADCTRDFHLAKKLGFKGDYLGTYPTGGGYDLKEHSSNIFAHKSKSTILIKGYQHRFGRAKKILEALLLIKKVVENNKVIVFGANEEIQSFVDSEMSDWNNVRVLSAIGRDEVMKLMGESIIYIGNSISDGMPNTLLEAIIMEAFPIQSNPGGATSELIQHGKNGFLIENPLNENEIAGHIKVALQDKNIIRKGIEFNTIYLKPKLERDYVQKQVLESYSLIEQQLTEKSGSL